One Mycoavidus sp. HKI genomic region harbors:
- the minD gene encoding septum site-determining protein MinD → MAKIIVITSGKGGVGKTTTSASFAAGLALHGHKTAVIDFDVGLRNLDLIMGCERRVVYDLINVIQGEAKLNQALIKDKKCSNLFIMPASQTRDKDALTLEGVGKVIQELVDMGFTYIVCDSPAGIESGALMAMYYADEAVIVTNPEVSSVRDSDRILGILASKTKRAIEGQEPIKEHLLITRYNPKRVNEGEMLSITDIQEILRIELIGVVPESDAVLHASNQGLPAIHLDTTDVAEAYKDVISRFLGETKPMRFTEYQKPGLLQRLFGNK, encoded by the coding sequence CTAGCTTTGCACGGTCACAAAACAGCGGTGATTGATTTTGATGTTGGTTTACGCAACCTTGATTTAATCATGGGCTGTGAGCGACGCGTCGTCTATGATTTAATTAATGTGATTCAAGGCGAAGCTAAACTTAACCAAGCTTTGATCAAAGATAAGAAATGCAGTAATCTTTTTATTATGCCTGCGTCGCAAACACGGGACAAAGATGCATTGACCCTAGAAGGGGTTGGCAAAGTCATCCAAGAGCTGGTGGATATGGGCTTTACCTATATCGTTTGCGATTCACCTGCCGGGATTGAGTCAGGCGCGCTGATGGCGATGTATTATGCAGATGAGGCGGTGATTGTGACTAACCCAGAAGTCTCATCGGTGCGGGATTCAGATCGTATTCTTGGTATTTTAGCTTCAAAAACGAAACGCGCAATTGAAGGCCAAGAGCCGATTAAAGAACATCTGTTAATTACCCGCTACAATCCAAAGCGTGTCAATGAAGGTGAAATGTTATCTATCACAGATATCCAAGAAATCTTACGGATTGAATTGATCGGTGTGGTACCCGAGTCAGACGCCGTATTGCATGCGTCAAATCAAGGCCTGCCGGCAATTCACTTAGACACCACCGATGTCGCTGAAGCCTATAAAGATGTGATCTCGCGCTTTCTTGGTGAAACCAAACCGATGCGGTTTACTGAGTATCAAAAACCCGGCTTACTACAACGCCTTTTCGGCAATAAATAA
- the minE gene encoding cell division topological specificity factor MinE, with protein MSILSFLLGENKKTATLAKERLQLIIAHERTNNTPANYLPALQRELLAVISKYVKIAHEDIKVKLEQQDNLEVLEVKIEIPQT; from the coding sequence ATGTCAATACTTTCTTTTTTGCTTGGCGAGAATAAAAAAACTGCAACGCTTGCCAAAGAGCGCCTGCAATTGATTATTGCGCACGAACGCACAAACAATACCCCCGCCAATTATCTGCCAGCGCTACAGCGTGAACTGCTTGCGGTGATTTCAAAGTATGTGAAAATCGCTCACGAGGACATCAAAGTTAAGCTTGAACAACAAGATAATCTAGAGGTCCTGGAAGTCAAAATCGAAATCCCGCAAACCTAA
- a CDS encoding inorganic phosphate transporter, whose product MSSIHLGLWAVIFLVAIALIFDFMNGFHDAANSIATVVSTGVLKPHHAVIFAASFNVIAYFIFHLKVASTVGRGTIDPSIIDHYVVFGALIGAIGWNIITWYYGIPSSSSHALIGGLVGSALAKAGPGSLNIDGLCKTIAFIFISPLLGFFLGSLLMLGVSWLYLRTTPSKVDRRFRRYQLISAGLYSLGHGGNDAQKTIGIIWMLLLATGYTSATIDAPPIWVIAACYLAIGLGTLFGGWRIVRTMGQKITKLKPVGGFCAEFGGAVSLFLASWLGIPVSTTHTITGAIVGVGATQKLAAVRWGVAGNIVWAWILTIPASATMAALAWWLGQHFL is encoded by the coding sequence ATGTCATCGATTCACTTGGGATTATGGGCCGTCATCTTTTTAGTGGCGATTGCATTAATCTTCGACTTCATGAATGGCTTTCACGACGCGGCCAATTCGATTGCCACCGTCGTTTCTACGGGCGTCCTTAAGCCGCATCATGCAGTTATATTTGCCGCTTCATTTAATGTCATTGCGTATTTTATTTTTCATCTAAAGGTGGCGTCAACGGTCGGCCGTGGCACGATCGATCCATCGATTATTGACCATTATGTTGTCTTTGGTGCGCTAATAGGTGCCATCGGCTGGAATATTATCACTTGGTATTATGGTATTCCGTCCAGCTCATCGCATGCCCTGATTGGCGGGTTGGTCGGCTCAGCGTTAGCTAAAGCGGGTCCTGGCTCGTTAAATATCGACGGTTTATGTAAAACCATCGCTTTTATTTTTATTTCACCGCTGCTCGGCTTCTTTTTAGGGTCGCTGTTGATGCTGGGGGTTTCTTGGCTTTACTTGCGCACGACACCTAGCAAGGTTGATCGGCGTTTCCGGCGTTATCAATTAATCTCGGCGGGCCTATATAGCCTTGGGCATGGTGGTAATGATGCGCAAAAGACCATCGGCATTATCTGGATGCTCTTGCTGGCAACGGGCTATACTTCAGCGACTATCGATGCCCCCCCAATATGGGTGATTGCCGCCTGCTATTTGGCGATTGGCCTGGGTACGCTGTTTGGCGGCTGGCGGATCGTGCGGACAATGGGGCAAAAAATTACCAAATTAAAACCAGTTGGCGGCTTTTGCGCTGAATTTGGCGGAGCGGTGTCGCTCTTTTTAGCTTCTTGGCTAGGCATTCCTGTGTCAACCACGCATACCATTACCGGTGCTATCGTTGGCGTTGGCGCGACACAGAAGCTGGCTGCTGTGCGTTGGGGGGTTGCTGGCAATATTGTTTGGGCTTGGATCTTGACCATTCCAGCTTCCGCCACCATGGCGGCGCTAGCTTGGTGGCTGGGCCAGCACTTCCTTTAA
- a CDS encoding DUF47 domain-containing protein has protein sequence MFSRFMPKEGKFFEIFNAHAKCLVDASHDLVLLVSKLDEAEIHKKNVQLKENQADKLTHETIDLLHKTFITPFDRDEIHKLITTMDDILDLMEDVATAVWLYDVQSLTPEAGQLAQICASGCEQVAQAVALLKDMKSASAILTICTTIDRLETEADGLLRSAISKLFREEDDVKSLIKHKAILELLEEVTDKCEDVANIIEGIVLENA, from the coding sequence ATGTTCAGTCGCTTTATGCCCAAAGAGGGTAAGTTCTTTGAAATTTTTAATGCGCATGCAAAATGCCTGGTAGACGCCAGCCATGATCTAGTGCTTTTGGTGAGTAAGCTGGATGAAGCTGAAATTCACAAAAAAAATGTGCAGCTCAAAGAAAATCAGGCCGATAAACTGACGCACGAAACCATTGACCTATTGCATAAGACCTTCATTACGCCATTTGACCGTGATGAAATCCACAAACTCATCACGACCATGGATGACATCCTTGATTTAATGGAGGATGTCGCGACGGCAGTCTGGCTCTACGATGTACAGTCTCTGACGCCTGAGGCAGGCCAGCTGGCCCAGATTTGCGCAAGCGGTTGCGAACAAGTGGCGCAAGCGGTTGCTTTACTCAAAGACATGAAAAGCGCGAGCGCAATTTTAACCATTTGCACCACCATTGACCGCTTAGAAACTGAGGCTGACGGCTTATTGCGCTCAGCCATTTCTAAGCTATTTCGAGAAGAAGACGACGTTAAGTCGTTGATCAAGCACAAAGCGATTCTCGAGTTGCTAGAGGAAGTCACCGATAAATGTGAAGATGTTGCCAACATTATCGAAGGCATCGTGCTAGAAAACGCTTAG